In Paenibacillus larvae subsp. larvae, the following proteins share a genomic window:
- a CDS encoding type I polyketide synthase produces the protein MSHTNGLEIAVIGMACRFPGAKNIDEYWNNLVNGTESISFFSNEELREAGVDPELLNNPNYVKAKGFIEDIEYFDASFFHYSSREAEIMDPQIRLLLECSWEAMEHAGYTPNKYEEDIGFYAGASSNFNWPPLASYFTANLSSEGFEAGTLAYKDAIGTLISYKLNLKGPSFAMYSACSTSLASIHQACRGLLLGECSMALAGGVCVSFPKKNGYLYQEGMIESPDGHCRSFDAKAEGSVFGNGAGIVVLKSLENALADGDTIHAVIKATAMNNDGSRKVGYTAPSVEGQAEVIRKALHLAEIETESISYIEAHGSGTSMGDPIEIKALEKAFELDGKRICAVGSVKSNVGHLDTASGVAGFIKTVLSLKNKKLPPSLHFETPNPEIDFENSPFYVNHKLTEWKNGKYPLRAGVSSFGLGGTNVHVILEEAPAAGERSHGRTDKLLVLSAKSSEALDQAADNLAFCLERNPEIDLGDAAYTLQVGRDVFPYRAAIVCENREEAVANLKLLRESTSFRYHSKENKKQVVFMFSGQSSQYVNMGLELYRSEPVFREAMDECFEIFHSLTGYSLKDTLYPKKNMDKAKENINRTEIAQPVLFVFEYALAKLLINWGIRPSAVIGYSFGEYAAACLGGVFSLRDACSLVIHRGKLMQSLPKGAMLSVPLPEQELRPFLEEGISIAVVNHPACIVSGSEEAIERFEDKMKQQKLLCMRLNSNHAGHSAMMESVVDVFERGLQTTHLHKPTVPYISGMTGKEADDRELSHYRYWVRHLVEPVRFSEGIADLSNQGDYVFIEIGPGRDLSTIARRYIEDKSSHIVNLVQPQTRKMSDNRYLLKQLGKLWLFGVGINWNTYHAGEIRQRIPLPTYPFEKKYYWPDVHQIKRAREKTWMEDGKRKSLSPSDWFYLPLWKQSISPQNKHGQAETGTCYLLFMDEYGIGTALSELIRADGSEVLHVRLGSAFEKREDKEYIINPHSESDYLLLMKSIRETGRAIHKIIHLCSLNREREALQRLTDSQTRGYYSVLHLVKAALNVFMAEKLQIHVIANNIHEVIGTEQLYPEHSTILGPCKVIPQEYTNISCRIIDIEMAELPDPKLIDQLKEEFHNLGPEPVVCLRGGKRWLKYYEQVRLDKTVETASKLKQNGVYVITGGTGGIGLELAAHLAKTRTAKLALIHRSFFPEREDWENWLSTHKHEEPTSVKIRKLMEIERFAGGLVLEQADVSDMKQMGLAVKRIEEKFERINGVIHAAGTLSNDAFHSVTETGKQQSEQQFRTKLYGTVVLENMFKEKDLDFCLLMSSISSVLGGWDIPLTVQRILSLMHMLSIKTGILALAG, from the coding sequence GGTTTTACGCCGGAGCCTCAAGCAACTTTAATTGGCCCCCTCTGGCTTCTTATTTTACCGCTAATCTAAGTTCTGAAGGTTTTGAGGCAGGTACGTTAGCGTATAAAGATGCAATAGGCACACTGATATCCTATAAGTTGAATTTGAAAGGGCCAAGTTTTGCCATGTATTCCGCATGCTCGACTTCTTTGGCCTCAATTCATCAGGCGTGCCGGGGGTTGCTGCTGGGAGAGTGCTCTATGGCGCTAGCCGGCGGAGTGTGTGTAAGTTTTCCTAAGAAAAACGGTTACCTTTACCAGGAAGGGATGATCGAATCACCGGATGGGCATTGCCGCTCCTTCGATGCGAAAGCGGAAGGATCCGTTTTTGGAAATGGAGCGGGAATAGTCGTACTGAAAAGTCTTGAAAATGCTTTGGCTGACGGGGATACCATTCATGCCGTTATTAAGGCGACAGCTATGAACAATGACGGTTCAAGGAAAGTGGGATACACGGCTCCAAGCGTCGAGGGTCAGGCTGAAGTCATTCGCAAAGCTCTGCATCTGGCAGAAATAGAAACTGAAAGCATTAGCTATATCGAAGCGCACGGTTCTGGCACGAGCATGGGTGATCCGATTGAAATTAAAGCTTTGGAAAAAGCTTTCGAGCTTGACGGAAAAAGGATTTGTGCCGTAGGCTCCGTCAAGTCCAATGTAGGCCATCTTGATACAGCTTCCGGTGTCGCAGGTTTTATTAAAACAGTATTGTCTTTGAAAAATAAAAAACTTCCTCCCAGTCTGCACTTTGAAACGCCAAATCCGGAGATTGATTTTGAGAATAGCCCTTTCTATGTTAATCATAAATTAACCGAGTGGAAAAACGGGAAATATCCTTTGCGGGCAGGTGTGAGTTCCTTTGGCTTGGGCGGGACAAATGTCCACGTTATCCTTGAGGAAGCTCCCGCAGCGGGTGAACGCTCACATGGAAGAACAGACAAATTATTGGTCTTGTCTGCTAAGTCATCAGAAGCTCTAGATCAGGCTGCAGACAATCTGGCTTTCTGTCTTGAGAGGAATCCGGAAATTGACCTGGGAGATGCTGCGTATACGCTTCAGGTTGGCAGAGATGTGTTCCCGTACCGGGCCGCAATTGTCTGCGAAAATAGGGAGGAGGCAGTTGCCAATCTGAAGTTACTCCGGGAAAGCACATCTTTTCGTTATCATTCCAAGGAAAACAAGAAACAAGTGGTGTTCATGTTCTCTGGCCAAAGTTCCCAGTATGTCAATATGGGACTTGAGCTTTACCGGAGCGAACCTGTATTTCGGGAGGCAATGGATGAATGCTTTGAGATATTTCATTCCTTAACCGGATATAGTTTGAAGGATACCCTTTATCCGAAAAAAAATATGGACAAAGCAAAAGAGAACATAAATCGGACGGAAATTGCACAACCTGTCCTGTTTGTATTCGAGTATGCGCTGGCAAAATTGCTGATAAACTGGGGGATTCGGCCAAGTGCTGTGATCGGGTACAGTTTTGGAGAATACGCGGCGGCTTGTCTTGGGGGTGTGTTTTCTCTGCGGGATGCATGCTCTCTTGTGATACACAGAGGGAAGCTGATGCAGTCCCTGCCTAAAGGGGCCATGCTTAGCGTTCCACTGCCGGAGCAAGAACTCAGGCCGTTTTTAGAGGAAGGAATTTCTATTGCCGTAGTGAATCATCCTGCGTGTATTGTTTCGGGTTCGGAAGAGGCTATCGAACGGTTTGAAGATAAGATGAAGCAGCAAAAACTCCTCTGCATGAGGCTTAATTCAAATCACGCCGGCCATTCGGCAATGATGGAATCTGTCGTTGATGTTTTCGAACGCGGTCTGCAGACCACTCATTTACATAAACCAACTGTACCGTACATTTCGGGTATGACCGGCAAAGAGGCGGATGATCGGGAACTATCCCATTACCGGTATTGGGTGAGGCATTTGGTCGAGCCCGTCCGGTTTTCCGAAGGCATTGCAGATTTGTCCAACCAAGGCGATTATGTGTTCATCGAAATTGGTCCGGGACGTGATTTGTCCACAATTGCAAGGCGCTATATCGAAGATAAGTCCAGTCACATTGTGAACCTTGTCCAGCCACAAACGCGCAAAATGTCTGACAACCGTTACCTGCTGAAACAGTTGGGCAAGTTATGGCTCTTCGGTGTAGGAATCAACTGGAATACTTACCATGCCGGAGAAATAAGACAGAGAATACCGCTCCCGACCTATCCATTCGAGAAAAAGTACTATTGGCCGGATGTGCATCAGATCAAACGGGCCAGGGAGAAGACATGGATGGAAGACGGAAAGCGGAAAAGCTTATCGCCAAGCGATTGGTTCTACCTTCCGCTTTGGAAGCAGTCCATATCACCGCAAAACAAACACGGACAAGCTGAAACCGGGACTTGTTATCTGTTGTTTATGGATGAATACGGTATCGGGACGGCACTTTCCGAATTGATACGTGCGGATGGCAGTGAAGTACTCCATGTGAGATTAGGCAGTGCATTTGAGAAGAGGGAAGACAAAGAATATATCATCAATCCGCATAGTGAAAGTGACTACCTCCTTTTAATGAAAAGTATCAGAGAGACGGGACGTGCCATTCATAAAATCATTCATCTATGCAGTCTTAACCGGGAAAGGGAAGCTCTTCAGCGGTTGACCGACTCCCAAACAAGAGGTTATTACAGTGTACTGCATTTGGTGAAGGCCGCGTTAAACGTATTTATGGCAGAAAAACTTCAGATACATGTCATTGCAAATAACATTCATGAAGTAATTGGAACGGAACAACTGTACCCCGAACACAGTACCATTCTTGGGCCATGTAAGGTTATACCACAAGAGTATACTAATATTAGCTGTAGAATAATCGATATTGAAATGGCAGAACTGCCAGATCCGAAACTGATTGATCAGCTTAAAGAGGAATTTCATAACCTTGGACCGGAACCTGTCGTATGCCTGCGCGGCGGAAAAAGATGGCTGAAATATTATGAACAAGTTCGGCTGGACAAGACTGTGGAAACAGCATCCAAGCTGAAGCAGAACGGAGTTTATGTCATTACCGGCGGTACAGGCGGAATAGGGCTCGAACTAGCTGCCCATTTGGCGAAAACAAGGACAGCCAAACTGGCTCTTATCCATCGTTCTTTTTTCCCTGAACGGGAAGATTGGGAAAACTGGTTGAGTACCCATAAACATGAGGAGCCCACTAGCGTTAAAATCCGTAAACTCATGGAAATTGAGAGATTCGCTGGAGGACTGGTACTGGAACAGGCTGATGTTTCGGATATGAAGCAGATGGGTTTGGCGGTTAAAAGAATTGAAGAAAAATTTGAACGTATAAACGGAGTTATCCATGCCGCGGGTACACTTTCAAATGATGCCTTTCATTCGGTAACCGAAACAGGAAAGCAGCAAAGCGAACAGCAATTTAGAACCAAGCTTTATGGAACGGTTGTACTGGAAAATATGTTCAAGGAAAAAGATTTGGATTTTTGCTTACTGATGTCATCTATTTCGTCCGTTTTGGGGGGCTGGGACATACCGCTTACTGTGCAGCGAATACTTTCCTTGATGCATATGCTGTCAATCAAAACCGGAATCCTGGCGCTTGCTGGTTAA